One segment of Dolichospermum sp. DET69 DNA contains the following:
- a CDS encoding citrate synthase → MTVCEYKPGLEGIPAAQSSISYVDGQKGILEYRGIRIEELAEKSTFLETAYLLMWGELPTQEELKEFEHEVLFHRRIKYRIRDMMKCFPESGHPMDALQASAAALGLFYSRRDLHNPVYIRNSAVRLIATIPTMVAAFQLMREGNDPVKPRDDLGYAANFLYMLNEKEPDPLAAKIFDICLILHVEHTMNASTFSARVTASTLTDPYAVVASAVGTLGGPLHGGANEEVIQMLEEIGSVENVVPYVDNLLKNKAKIMGFGHRVYKVKDPRATILQGLAEQLFEKFGYDEYYEIAVEMERVVSEKLGGKGIYPNVDFYSGLVYRKMGIPTDLFTPVFAIARVAGWLAHWKEQLVENRIFRPTQIYNGRHEIAYTPIDQR, encoded by the coding sequence ATGACGGTATGCGAATACAAGCCTGGTTTAGAAGGTATTCCCGCAGCCCAGTCGAGTATTAGTTATGTAGACGGGCAGAAAGGAATTCTAGAATATCGTGGTATCAGGATTGAGGAATTAGCTGAAAAAAGTACATTCCTAGAAACTGCATATCTCTTAATGTGGGGTGAGTTACCAACTCAGGAAGAACTAAAAGAATTTGAGCATGAAGTTCTTTTCCACAGACGCATCAAATACCGCATTCGGGACATGATGAAATGTTTCCCTGAAAGTGGTCATCCCATGGATGCTCTTCAAGCCTCCGCTGCTGCTTTAGGTTTATTCTATTCTCGTCGGGACTTACATAATCCGGTCTATATTCGTAACTCTGCTGTCCGCTTGATAGCTACTATTCCGACAATGGTAGCAGCGTTCCAGTTAATGAGAGAAGGTAATGACCCAGTTAAACCCAGAGATGACTTAGGCTATGCAGCTAACTTCCTGTATATGCTTAATGAGAAAGAACCTGATCCTTTAGCAGCAAAAATCTTTGATATCTGTTTAATTCTTCATGTTGAGCATACAATGAATGCTTCTACATTTAGTGCTAGGGTAACAGCTTCCACCTTAACTGATCCTTATGCGGTGGTTGCTAGTGCTGTAGGTACTTTAGGCGGTCCATTGCATGGTGGAGCGAATGAGGAAGTAATTCAGATGTTGGAAGAAATCGGTTCTGTAGAGAATGTTGTCCCTTATGTAGATAATCTTCTCAAAAACAAAGCCAAAATTATGGGCTTTGGGCATCGTGTTTACAAAGTCAAAGACCCCCGCGCGACAATCTTACAAGGCTTGGCAGAGCAGTTGTTTGAGAAGTTTGGCTATGATGAATATTATGAAATTGCCGTGGAAATGGAACGGGTAGTTTCGGAAAAACTGGGTGGTAAAGGAATTTATCCTAATGTTGACTTTTATTCCGGTTTAGTGTATAGGAAAATGGGAATTCCTACAGACTTGTTTACACCAGTATTTGCGATCGCTCGTGTAGCTGGTTGGTTAGCACACTGGAAAGAACAACTGGTAGAAAACCGGATCTTCCGTCCTACCCAAATTTACAATGGTCGTCACGAAATCGCGTACACTCCCATTGACCAACGTTAA
- a CDS encoding UPF0175 family protein: MYQLNLTIPEETVLALKVKPEQLQGKVLLAAAMKLYELGKLSSGAAANLAGIPKVVFLSQLANYSISTFKLTEAELIEDLGQSFLI; encoded by the coding sequence ATGTACCAACTTAATTTAACTATTCCCGAAGAAACTGTATTGGCTCTCAAGGTAAAGCCAGAACAGCTACAAGGTAAAGTTCTTCTTGCTGCTGCTATGAAATTGTATGAACTTGGTAAACTTTCCTCTGGAGCAGCGGCTAATTTAGCGGGTATTCCTAAAGTTGTATTTCTTTCACAACTAGCAAATTATAGTATCAGCACCTTTAAACTCACTGAGGCTGAACTGATTGAGGATTTAGGTCAGTCATTTTTAATTTAA
- a CDS encoding type II toxin-antitoxin system HicA family toxin, producing MKRIDLIRHLETCGCEFLREGGNHTIYVNRATQKSSAIPRHKEINDFLEKKICRDLQVQELGAT from the coding sequence ATGAAGCGCATAGACTTAATTCGCCATTTAGAAACTTGTGGTTGTGAGTTCTTGCGTGAAGGAGGAAACCACACCATTTATGTCAATAGAGCTACCCAAAAATCATCAGCTATTCCACGACATAAAGAAATTAACGATTTTTTAGAGAAGAAAATTTGTCGAGATTTGCAAGTGCAAGAACTAGGTGCAACTTAA
- a CDS encoding DUF29 domain-containing protein, with protein MKTKNPQILQLLYEQDFYAWVEQTAELLKSRNWEILDLENLIEEVVDLGKSQQRALQSALRLILSHLLKWKYQPEKRSNSWQITITRERLNLDELFIESPSLRRFLNAAEWINTTYQRARREAMVETGLSDDKFPIVCPFAVDDILDLDFYPHGEE; from the coding sequence ATGAAGACGAAAAACCCGCAAATTTTACAACTTCTGTATGAGCAAGATTTTTATGCTTGGGTAGAACAAACAGCAGAGCTTTTAAAATCTCGAAATTGGGAAATACTAGATTTAGAAAATTTAATTGAGGAAGTGGTGGATTTGGGTAAGAGTCAACAAAGAGCTTTGCAGAGTGCATTGAGGTTAATATTATCGCATTTACTTAAATGGAAATATCAACCTGAAAAACGTAGCAATAGTTGGCAAATAACCATTACCCGTGAGCGACTAAATTTAGATGAATTATTCATAGAAAGTCCTAGTTTGCGACGTTTTTTAAATGCTGCTGAGTGGATTAATACTACTTATCAGAGAGCGCGAAGAGAGGCAATGGTGGAAACGGGTTTATCAGATGATAAATTTCCTATTGTTTGTCCTTTTGCTGTTGATGATATTTTAGATTTGGACTTTTATCCTCATGGTGAAGAATAA
- a CDS encoding type II toxin-antitoxin system HicB family antitoxin, translating into MRLKLTKIFKKVPEGYIGFVQELPGANTQAETLEEARENLEEAIELVLESHRLLAEEQLQGQDVIREPIFLSVA; encoded by the coding sequence ATGCGCCTTAAACTAACTAAAATATTCAAAAAAGTTCCAGAAGGTTATATAGGATTTGTTCAAGAATTACCTGGAGCAAATACTCAAGCAGAGACTCTTGAAGAAGCAAGAGAAAATTTAGAAGAAGCTATTGAATTAGTTTTAGAATCTCATCGCTTGCTTGCAGAAGAGCAACTGCAAGGACAGGATGTAATTCGTGAACCTATTTTCTTGTCAGTTGCATGA
- a CDS encoding N-6 DNA methylase — translation MSSNIAANKIYQRVMEHTGFYRDGVPTTGVTEAEDIRKNLEKRIKYSAVINPEQINATAIYELSGSPCIYFTQLNEPNPRELAKLHKLSWNHGLAPMLWVITPDEVLLYNSYSQPKEQDEIDPNRNLIEKFKTTESDLERMNKYASRLQIESGEFWQWEKARKIDRQQRVDSVLVKDLNDAEEELTENQKLDRQFAHALLIRSVFVAYLQDRGILNQDFFSNRFGVESFNLLLNNKLATYNLFEWLQTIFNGDLFPVSSQERNAVNNKHLKIAQDLISGKVDPKTGQLRLWRYYDFKVIPIELISSIYESFIYATNAKSAKENSTHYTPINLVDLVLSEVFRELDGNAKVLDLACGSGVFLVESLRRLVIKRCANGEIPTRHLIRETLYYQIYGVDIEPKAVQIAAFSLYLTALELDYELEQNRQLTNDLKFEKLIGKNLFTSDIFNEEEEFNQIEVFAQKQFHVIVGNPPWTKSQSNKSAGKYCQRKRPESGYPNGYPTAYGTPPDQAFLWRIGDFTNDKTCIGLILHGKPFFSNDEAGKKAKQSLLMRYKPTVIINLSKLRLDNLFPNSKAPAMILIAEGKYSEQRDNFYFVCPERSMDFQQHGIIEIGAEHIKKLPVFSTALDSDMLKIATWSSARDMSLVQKLRSFSTIRKIAGNELKNGFKNGNYQAVPQELMGKKWLESGKMPKYQMNIDDLDILPYNKMGASRKPEIYKAPLVIISQSIDRNKTFSAFSQEDIIYTQKYCGISFLTEKVDIAHYLNGVINSSLISYFLFLTASSWGIEREEVTKQDLERICLPQFNKNNKLLIDQIIEIEGRLRQSHSKSVEKDLKKQLDKAVFDLYDLNDDERILVEDTTQITIDLYMNREKSAALKKPKASDLEAYTLSFMSVIEPFFDTLKERSIAADIFDIANTPLQVVKFSIVRYPGREQIVQTIQAEDLITVLQSIAKQLPPQLGDRVFTRRNLKVYVGENIYIIKPRQLRYWSRSAGLNDADAVLAENLRMK, via the coding sequence ATGAGTTCTAATATAGCTGCAAATAAAATATATCAGCGAGTAATGGAGCATACTGGCTTCTATCGTGATGGTGTACCAACTACAGGAGTTACAGAAGCGGAAGATATTCGCAAGAATTTAGAAAAGCGGATTAAATACAGTGCGGTAATTAATCCTGAGCAAATTAACGCTACAGCAATATATGAATTATCTGGTTCACCTTGTATTTATTTTACTCAATTAAATGAACCTAATCCTAGAGAGTTAGCTAAACTACATAAACTGTCTTGGAATCATGGTTTAGCTCCAATGTTGTGGGTAATTACTCCTGATGAAGTTTTACTTTATAACTCTTATTCTCAACCAAAAGAACAAGATGAAATTGATCCAAATCGGAATTTAATTGAGAAATTTAAAACAACAGAAAGCGACTTAGAACGTATGAATAAATACGCTAGTCGGTTGCAAATTGAATCTGGTGAATTTTGGCAGTGGGAAAAAGCTAGAAAAATTGATCGTCAACAAAGAGTAGATTCAGTTCTTGTCAAAGATTTGAATGACGCGGAGGAAGAATTGACCGAAAATCAAAAATTAGATCGTCAATTTGCTCACGCGCTTTTAATTCGTTCTGTCTTTGTTGCTTATTTACAAGATAGAGGTATTTTAAATCAAGACTTTTTTAGCAATCGCTTTGGAGTAGAATCGTTTAACCTATTACTAAATAATAAATTAGCAACTTATAATTTGTTTGAGTGGTTACAAACAATTTTTAATGGAGATTTATTTCCTGTTTCTTCACAAGAAAGAAATGCTGTAAACAACAAACATCTCAAAATTGCACAAGATTTAATAAGTGGTAAAGTAGATCCAAAAACAGGACAACTACGTTTATGGCGGTATTATGATTTTAAGGTAATTCCCATAGAATTGATTAGCTCAATTTATGAAAGTTTTATTTATGCTACAAATGCTAAATCAGCAAAAGAAAATAGTACCCATTATACACCTATCAATTTAGTTGATTTGGTACTTTCTGAAGTATTTAGAGAATTAGATGGTAATGCCAAAGTTCTGGATTTAGCTTGTGGTTCAGGTGTATTTTTAGTTGAATCTTTGCGGAGATTAGTTATTAAACGTTGTGCTAATGGAGAAATACCAACTCGTCATCTAATTCGGGAAACTCTTTATTATCAAATTTATGGCGTAGATATTGAACCAAAAGCAGTTCAAATTGCTGCTTTTAGCCTTTATTTGACTGCTTTAGAGTTAGATTATGAATTAGAACAAAATCGTCAATTAACAAATGATTTAAAATTTGAAAAGCTAATTGGTAAAAATCTATTTACTAGCGACATATTTAATGAAGAAGAAGAGTTTAACCAAATAGAAGTATTTGCACAGAAACAATTTCATGTAATAGTTGGTAATCCACCTTGGACAAAATCTCAATCAAATAAGTCAGCAGGAAAATATTGTCAGCGAAAGCGTCCTGAATCTGGTTATCCAAATGGCTATCCTACAGCTTATGGTACACCTCCAGATCAAGCATTTTTATGGCGTATTGGTGACTTTACCAATGATAAAACTTGTATTGGCTTAATTTTGCATGGTAAACCATTCTTTAGTAATGATGAAGCAGGTAAAAAAGCAAAACAATCTTTGCTAATGAGATATAAGCCAACAGTTATTATCAATTTGTCTAAATTGCGTCTAGATAATTTATTTCCTAATTCTAAAGCTCCAGCAATGATTTTAATAGCAGAAGGTAAATATTCAGAACAGAGAGATAATTTTTATTTTGTATGTCCAGAACGTTCTATGGATTTCCAACAACATGGAATTATAGAAATTGGAGCAGAACATATTAAAAAACTTCCTGTTTTTAGCACAGCATTAGATTCAGATATGCTGAAAATTGCTACTTGGAGTAGTGCTAGAGATATGTCCCTAGTTCAAAAATTACGATCTTTTTCAACTATTAGAAAAATTGCTGGTAATGAACTCAAAAATGGATTTAAAAATGGTAATTATCAAGCGGTACCACAAGAGTTGATGGGTAAAAAATGGTTAGAATCCGGCAAAATGCCTAAGTATCAAATGAACATAGATGACTTAGATATTTTGCCATATAATAAAATGGGAGCTTCAAGAAAGCCGGAAATTTACAAAGCTCCATTGGTTATAATCTCACAAAGTATTGATAGAAATAAGACATTTTCTGCTTTTAGTCAAGAAGATATTATTTACACACAAAAGTATTGTGGTATTTCTTTCTTAACAGAAAAAGTAGATATTGCTCACTATCTCAATGGTGTCATCAATTCGTCACTCATTAGCTATTTTTTATTTTTAACAGCTTCATCCTGGGGTATTGAGCGTGAAGAAGTTACAAAACAAGATTTAGAACGTATTTGTCTTCCTCAATTTAACAAAAATAATAAATTATTGATTGATCAAATTATTGAAATAGAAGGTAGATTGCGTCAATCTCACAGTAAATCTGTTGAAAAAGATTTAAAAAAACAACTTGATAAAGCTGTATTTGATCTCTATGATTTAAATGATGATGAACGTATTTTAGTTGAAGATACTACCCAAATCACGATTGATTTATATATGAATCGTGAAAAATCAGCAGCATTAAAAAAACCTAAAGCTAGTGATTTAGAAGCATACACTTTGAGTTTTATGAGTGTGATTGAACCATTTTTTGACACGCTCAAAGAAAGAAGTATAGCTGCTGATATATTTGATATTGCTAATACACCATTACAGGTGGTTAAATTTAGTATAGTACGGTATCCAGGTCGTGAACAAATTGTACAAACTATTCAGGCTGAGGATTTGATAACTGTGCTGCAAAGCATTGCGAAACAACTACCACCACAACTTGGTGATCGTGTTTTTACACGACGCAATTTAAAAGTTTATGTAGGTGAAAATATATATATCATTAAACCTCGTCAACTTCGTTACTGGAGTCGTTCTGCTGGGTTGAATGATGCTGATGCTGTTTTAGCTGAAAATTTAAGGATGAAATAA
- the ndhI gene encoding NAD(P)H-quinone oxidoreductase subunit I, with product MLKFLKQVGDYAKEAIQAGRYIGQGLSVTFDHMKRRPVTVQYPYEKLIPGERFRGRIHYEFDKCIACEVCVRVCPINLPVVDWEMDKGTKKKKLKHYSIDFGVCIFCGNCVEYCPTNCLSMTEEYELATYDRHELNYDSVALGRLPYKVTNDPMVTPLRELVYLPKGVMDPHGVPADAPRAGSRPEDLVEK from the coding sequence ATGCTAAAGTTCCTCAAACAAGTTGGTGATTACGCCAAAGAAGCCATCCAAGCAGGTCGTTATATTGGTCAAGGATTATCCGTTACCTTTGACCACATGAAACGGCGACCCGTTACCGTCCAATATCCCTACGAAAAATTAATTCCTGGTGAAAGATTTCGCGGTCGCATTCACTACGAATTTGACAAGTGTATTGCTTGTGAAGTCTGTGTGCGTGTATGTCCCATCAACCTCCCTGTAGTTGACTGGGAAATGGACAAAGGAACTAAAAAGAAAAAGCTCAAACACTACAGTATTGATTTTGGCGTTTGTATCTTCTGTGGTAACTGCGTGGAATATTGTCCCACTAACTGTTTATCCATGACAGAAGAATATGAACTAGCCACTTACGATCGCCATGAACTTAATTACGATAGCGTCGCTCTAGGACGTTTACCCTATAAAGTTACAAATGATCCAATGGTAACACCACTCCGTGAACTTGTTTACCTACCTAAAGGCGTAATGGACCCTCACGGAGTTCCCGCCGATGCCCCTCGTGCTGGTTCTCGTCCAGAAGACTTGGTAGAAAAATAG
- the sixA gene encoding phosphohistidine phosphatase SixA, whose amino-acid sequence MELYLIRHGIAEEHQPKLKDEERQLTPEGRQKTEKIAQKLLKLELHFDLILTSPLVRAYQTAEILIAAGLSSQLEASDHLSFEGNLQNWLQEWLEPRKYPHKTQLGLVGHEPNLSHWAEILLWGEVKESLILKKAGMMGIKLPDDGSAWGRSQMFWLTPPKYLLQ is encoded by the coding sequence ATGGAACTATATTTAATTCGTCATGGTATTGCCGAAGAACATCAACCCAAACTAAAAGACGAAGAACGACAACTCACCCCAGAAGGACGACAAAAAACCGAGAAAATAGCTCAAAAATTACTAAAGCTAGAATTACACTTTGATTTAATACTCACCAGTCCCCTAGTTCGCGCTTACCAAACAGCAGAAATACTCATTGCTGCTGGATTGAGTTCCCAGTTAGAAGCATCTGACCATCTTAGCTTTGAAGGTAATCTTCAAAATTGGCTGCAAGAATGGCTAGAACCCAGAAAATATCCCCATAAAACCCAACTAGGATTGGTAGGCCATGAGCCTAATTTAAGCCATTGGGCAGAAATTCTGTTGTGGGGAGAAGTAAAAGAGAGTCTCATCCTCAAAAAAGCAGGTATGATGGGAATAAAACTACCAGATGATGGTTCAGCTTGGGGTCGGAGCCAAATGTTTTGGTTGACACCGCCCAAGTACCTGCTGCAATAG
- a CDS encoding HNH endonuclease, whose product MRKVLVLNASYEPLNITSWRRATVLLIKGKAERLEYNGKFIYSDFPLPTVIRLRHYVRVPYMEIPFTRRNILHRDSNTCQYCGSTGDGLTLDHVMPRSRGGGDTWENIVTACVRCNVKKGCRTPQEARMPLRHLPRQPYSSLYFEVTKHLKSGLHQEWQKYVIGL is encoded by the coding sequence ATGAGGAAGGTTTTAGTCCTGAACGCCTCTTACGAACCGCTCAACATCACCAGTTGGCGACGAGCCACGGTTTTGTTGATTAAAGGCAAGGCTGAACGCTTAGAATACAACGGTAAGTTTATTTACTCGGATTTTCCGCTGCCGACCGTTATTCGGTTGCGCCACTATGTTCGCGTTCCTTATATGGAAATTCCTTTCACTCGCCGAAATATCCTGCATCGTGATAGCAATACTTGCCAGTATTGTGGTAGCACAGGAGACGGGTTAACTCTAGATCACGTGATGCCGAGATCACGGGGTGGGGGAGATACTTGGGAGAATATTGTTACTGCTTGTGTACGCTGCAACGTAAAAAAAGGCTGTCGTACACCTCAAGAAGCCCGGATGCCTTTGCGTCATTTACCCCGTCAACCTTACAGTAGTCTCTACTTTGAGGTAACAAAGCATCTTAAAAGTGGACTTCACCAGGAGTGGCAAAAGTATGTCATAGGTCTTTGA
- a CDS encoding alanine racemase has translation MLSRKQTPIFADNQERDTYAWFSQRAWVEIDLGALSGNVKQLVKFLSPRTQLMAVVKADAYGHGSVVVAKTALEAGASWLGVATVPEGIQLREDGIKAPILILGATNTPEQIQAIAHWQLQPTLCSPKQALEFSNTLETINYHSSLPVHIKLDTGMSRLGTNWQQAAEFVQLVQGLPHLEIASIYSHLATADSPDATVMAEQHRRFEEAIAQIKAKGIKIPSLHLANSAATLTDSRLHYDMVRVGLAMYGLYPATHLHNQIKLQPVLQLKARVTQVKTIAAGTGVSYGHHFIAPREMRLAVVGIGYADGVPRHLSNQMEVLIRGQRVPQIGAITMDQIMLDVSSIPDLQEGEIVTLLGKQGKEQISADDWANRLNTISWEILCGFKHRLPRVAVM, from the coding sequence ATGTTAAGTCGCAAGCAAACCCCGATTTTTGCTGACAATCAGGAACGTGATACTTATGCTTGGTTTTCTCAGCGGGCTTGGGTAGAAATTGATTTAGGGGCCTTGTCTGGTAATGTCAAGCAGTTAGTAAAGTTTTTATCGCCACGTACCCAGTTAATGGCAGTTGTCAAAGCAGATGCCTATGGACATGGATCTGTAGTAGTCGCTAAAACAGCCTTAGAAGCAGGTGCTAGTTGGTTGGGTGTAGCGACTGTTCCCGAAGGGATTCAATTACGCGAAGATGGCATTAAAGCCCCAATTCTAATTCTAGGGGCAACTAACACACCAGAACAAATTCAGGCGATCGCTCATTGGCAACTTCAGCCAACATTGTGTAGTCCTAAGCAAGCTTTAGAATTTTCTAACACATTAGAAACTATTAATTATCATTCTTCTTTACCTGTACACATTAAGTTAGATACAGGAATGTCTAGATTAGGTACTAATTGGCAACAAGCAGCAGAGTTTGTTCAATTGGTACAAGGATTACCCCATTTAGAGATTGCTAGTATTTATTCTCATCTGGCAACGGCGGATAGTCCTGATGCTACAGTGATGGCAGAACAGCATAGACGATTTGAGGAAGCAATTGCACAGATTAAAGCAAAAGGTATCAAAATTCCTAGTTTACATTTAGCGAACTCAGCCGCTACCCTTACAGATTCAAGATTACACTATGACATGGTGCGGGTGGGATTAGCTATGTATGGGCTTTATCCTGCTACTCATTTACACAATCAAATCAAACTACAACCTGTTTTACAACTTAAAGCCAGAGTTACCCAAGTTAAAACCATAGCCGCAGGAACTGGAGTTAGCTACGGGCATCATTTTATTGCCCCTAGAGAAATGCGTTTGGCTGTCGTGGGGATTGGTTATGCAGATGGAGTTCCTCGTCATCTTTCTAACCAAATGGAGGTGTTAATCCGTGGACAGCGTGTGCCACAAATTGGCGCAATTACAATGGATCAAATCATGTTAGATGTGAGTTCTATACCCGATTTGCAAGAAGGGGAAATAGTCACTTTGCTAGGAAAACAGGGCAAAGAACAAATATCCGCTGATGATTGGGCAAATCGTCTCAATACCATTTCTTGGGAAATTCTCTGCGGCTTCAAGCATCGTCTACCTCGTGTAGCTGTGATGTAG
- the nuoH gene encoding NADH-quinone oxidoreductase subunit NuoH yields the protein MNPGIDLQGTFIQSVRDLGVPPGAAKALWMPLPMVLMLIGATVGVLVATWLERKISAAVQQRIGPEYQGPFGLLVPVADGLKLVFKEDIIPAKADPWLFTIGPIIVVLPVFLSYLIVPFGQNIIISNVGMGVFLWIALSSIQPIGLLMAGYASNNKYALLGGLRAAAQSISYEIPLALSVLAIAMMSNSLSTVDIVNQQSNFGILGWNIWRQPLGFMIFWIAALAECERLPFDLPEAEEELVAGYQTEYSGMKFALFYLSSYINLVLSALLVAILYLGGWHSPIPLHLITDYLGVSESDPAIQVVTAVIGITMTVIKAYLLVFLAILIRWTVPRVRIDQLLDLGWKFLLPIGLVNLLLTAACKLAFPSLFGG from the coding sequence ATGAATCCAGGAATTGACCTCCAAGGAACTTTTATTCAATCTGTCAGGGACTTAGGCGTACCCCCAGGAGCAGCCAAAGCCCTATGGATGCCATTACCAATGGTTCTGATGCTAATTGGGGCTACAGTCGGCGTACTAGTTGCCACATGGCTAGAACGGAAAATCTCTGCGGCTGTACAGCAACGAATTGGGCCTGAATATCAAGGACCTTTTGGATTGCTAGTGCCTGTGGCAGATGGTCTGAAGCTAGTATTTAAAGAAGATATCATCCCCGCTAAAGCAGATCCTTGGCTATTTACCATCGGTCCAATTATTGTCGTCTTGCCAGTATTTCTGTCGTATTTAATTGTGCCATTTGGACAGAATATTATCATTTCTAATGTGGGCATGGGCGTGTTTTTGTGGATTGCATTATCCAGTATTCAGCCCATTGGGTTATTAATGGCAGGCTATGCCTCTAATAATAAATACGCCCTGTTGGGAGGTTTACGGGCGGCAGCGCAGTCCATCAGTTATGAAATACCCTTGGCATTGAGTGTACTAGCGATCGCCATGATGTCCAACAGTCTCAGCACCGTTGACATTGTGAATCAGCAATCTAACTTCGGTATTTTAGGCTGGAACATTTGGCGACAACCATTAGGTTTCATGATTTTTTGGATAGCCGCATTGGCAGAATGCGAACGCTTACCCTTTGACTTACCAGAAGCAGAAGAAGAACTAGTAGCCGGGTATCAGACCGAATACTCAGGCATGAAATTCGCGCTTTTTTACCTCAGTTCCTACATTAACCTGGTACTTTCTGCTTTACTAGTAGCAATTTTGTACCTTGGTGGTTGGCATTCTCCCATCCCCCTGCACCTGATTACTGACTACTTAGGAGTTAGTGAAAGTGACCCGGCAATTCAGGTAGTCACAGCGGTTATAGGCATCACGATGACCGTAATTAAAGCCTACCTACTCGTATTTCTGGCCATTCTCATTCGTTGGACAGTACCACGAGTCCGAATTGACCAATTGCTAGACTTAGGATGGAAATTCCTTTTACCAATAGGCTTGGTAAATCTCCTCTTAACCGCAGCCTGCAAACTAGCCTTTCCCTCACTTTTCGGTGGGTAA
- a CDS encoding bifunctional oligoribonuclease/PAP phosphatase NrnA yields MYVNYPPSQLESLSLATDPNPDEAEIEKELIELPPLTRTSLPSSNGNSNGDGGIYLVQRGNSLASQKSEELQKTLLAHRHERQLVILQDFPDPDALSCAWTYQLIAQQYDIKCDIIYAGTLSHQENIALVKLTNLPAQRWTIQTVKNKDLSSYQGFVLIDNQGTTSQLLPAIQQAGIPLIVLVDHHSLQGELKSEFVDVRPYVRATATIFTQYLQAGLLTLDNSMSQHVKCATALMHGLRSDTNRLMQAQEEDFMAAGYLSRFYDAQLLNAILQANRSKRVMDVIERSLKNRIVQNNFSIAGVGYLRYDDRDAIPQAADFLVTEENVHTAVVYGIVHDEDDELEVVIGSLRTTKLTLDPDEFIKEAFGQDSAGRFFGGGRTGAGGFEIPMGFLSGGNENSAYAKIKWEVFDAQIKQKLLRLVNPRDNPI; encoded by the coding sequence ATGTACGTGAATTATCCGCCTTCTCAACTTGAGAGTTTATCATTGGCTACAGATCCTAATCCAGATGAAGCAGAAATAGAGAAAGAGTTAATTGAACTTCCACCTTTAACCCGGACTTCCTTACCATCCTCTAATGGTAATAGTAATGGTGATGGAGGTATCTATTTAGTGCAGCGTGGCAATTCTTTGGCATCTCAAAAATCAGAAGAGTTACAGAAAACACTGCTTGCACATCGTCATGAACGGCAATTAGTAATTTTGCAAGATTTTCCTGACCCTGATGCTCTTTCATGTGCTTGGACTTACCAATTAATTGCCCAACAGTATGATATCAAGTGTGATATTATTTACGCGGGAACTTTAAGCCACCAGGAAAATATTGCTTTAGTTAAGCTAACTAATTTACCTGCTCAACGGTGGACAATACAAACCGTAAAAAATAAAGATTTGTCATCTTATCAAGGGTTTGTGTTAATTGACAACCAGGGAACTACATCTCAATTATTACCAGCAATCCAACAAGCCGGAATTCCCCTGATAGTGCTAGTGGATCATCATAGTTTACAAGGGGAACTCAAGTCAGAATTTGTTGATGTTCGTCCTTATGTGCGAGCTACAGCCACAATTTTTACTCAATACTTACAAGCAGGATTGTTAACCTTAGATAACAGCATGAGCCAGCACGTTAAATGTGCTACAGCTTTAATGCACGGGTTACGCTCAGATACAAATCGGTTGATGCAGGCACAAGAAGAAGATTTTATGGCTGCTGGGTATCTGAGCAGATTTTATGATGCTCAGTTACTAAATGCTATTTTGCAAGCAAATCGTTCTAAGCGGGTGATGGATGTGATCGAGCGATCGCTTAAAAACCGCATCGTTCAAAATAACTTTTCCATAGCTGGTGTTGGTTACTTACGCTATGATGACCGGGATGCAATCCCCCAAGCGGCTGATTTTCTGGTAACTGAGGAAAATGTGCATACCGCAGTAGTCTATGGAATTGTTCATGATGAAGATGACGAACTAGAAGTAGTAATCGGTTCTCTCAGAACCACAAAACTGACCTTAGATCCTGATGAATTTATTAAAGAAGCCTTTGGACAAGATAGCGCCGGACGGTTTTTTGGTGGTGGAAGAACGGGTGCAGGAGGTTTTGAAATTCCCATGGGTTTCTTATCTGGTGGTAATGAAAATTCGGCTTATGCGAAAATAAAATGGGAAGTTTTCGACGCACAAATTAAACAGAAATTATTGAGATTGGTGAATCCTAGAGATAATCCAATTTAG